A genomic segment from Actinoplanes sichuanensis encodes:
- a CDS encoding FAD-dependent monooxygenase, with translation MAELSCEVLVVGAGPTGLMLANWLTRLGVQVIVVDGKDGPTAESRALVVQARSLEIYDQLGIGDHVLEAAHRAEALAPGFGARAFGRIPLGRLGARLTPYPFIEVLEQSRNEEILYDNLRKLGGDVYWESPVTAVVQTDDGVEAKVGNHTVRARFCVGCDGANSVVRKARRIDFEGVTNPHRFFVLDAIGAHGLVPDAVNVRPERTDFLLGFPMRGEGGWRLIGLVRDTNSDGDLDEEDARERMRRTYGVTYDRARWFATYRVHHRVAAAFRDGPFFLAGDAAHVHSPVGGQGMNTGLQDAHNLAFKLADVLRGARRDSWLDRYEAERRPVARKLVATTDRLFNAITSTRLPARALRRIVIPLLAPIAVRVLPGSSGGSRLFQYVSQIRIHYRLDPDAKPGGPRDPVIGRRLPWTGNNHAVLRAACWQIHGYGEVVASDAPDLGMPVHIFPPAPETGLLPGLLYLIRADGFVAASAVPAEAETHFRHAQGR, from the coding sequence ATGGCCGAGCTGTCTTGTGAGGTCCTCGTGGTGGGCGCCGGCCCGACCGGGCTGATGCTCGCCAACTGGCTGACCAGGCTCGGGGTGCAGGTGATCGTCGTGGACGGCAAGGACGGCCCGACGGCGGAGTCCCGCGCGCTCGTCGTGCAGGCCCGCAGCCTGGAGATCTACGACCAACTCGGCATCGGCGACCACGTTCTGGAGGCGGCGCACCGGGCCGAGGCACTCGCGCCCGGGTTCGGTGCGCGGGCCTTCGGGCGGATTCCGCTCGGCCGGCTCGGCGCGCGGCTCACCCCGTACCCCTTCATCGAGGTTTTGGAGCAGAGTCGCAACGAGGAGATCCTTTACGACAATCTGCGCAAACTCGGCGGCGACGTGTATTGGGAGTCGCCGGTCACCGCGGTCGTGCAGACCGATGACGGTGTCGAGGCGAAAGTCGGGAACCACACGGTGCGGGCCCGGTTCTGCGTGGGCTGCGACGGGGCGAATTCGGTGGTCCGCAAGGCCCGCCGGATCGACTTCGAAGGTGTCACCAACCCGCACCGGTTCTTCGTGCTGGACGCGATCGGCGCGCACGGCCTGGTGCCGGACGCGGTGAACGTCCGCCCCGAACGGACCGATTTCCTGCTCGGCTTCCCGATGCGCGGCGAGGGCGGCTGGCGGCTGATCGGCCTGGTCCGCGACACGAACTCCGACGGTGACCTGGACGAGGAGGACGCCCGCGAGCGGATGCGGCGCACCTACGGCGTCACCTACGACCGGGCCCGCTGGTTCGCCACCTACCGGGTGCACCATCGGGTCGCCGCGGCCTTCCGGGACGGTCCGTTCTTCCTGGCCGGCGACGCCGCCCACGTGCACTCGCCGGTCGGCGGCCAGGGCATGAACACCGGCCTGCAGGACGCGCACAACCTTGCCTTCAAACTCGCCGACGTGCTACGCGGCGCCCGCCGGGACAGCTGGCTGGACCGCTACGAGGCGGAGCGCCGGCCGGTCGCCCGCAAACTCGTCGCCACCACCGACCGGCTGTTCAACGCGATCACCTCCACCCGTCTGCCGGCGCGGGCACTGCGGCGCATCGTGATCCCGCTGCTCGCCCCGATCGCGGTGCGGGTGCTGCCCGGCTCGTCCGGCGGTTCCCGCCTGTTCCAGTACGTGTCGCAGATCCGCATCCACTACCGCCTCGACCCCGACGCGAAGCCGGGCGGCCCGCGCGATCCGGTGATCGGCCGGCGTCTGCCCTGGACCGGGAACAACCATGCAGTGCTCCGCGCCGCCTGCTGGCAGATCCACGGTTACGGCGAGGTCGTCGCCTCCGACGCGCCCGACCTCGGGATGCCTGTGCACATCTTCCCGCCGGCACCCGAAACAGGCCTGCTACCTGGGCTTCTCTACCTGATCCGGGCGGACGGGTTCGTCGCCGCGAGTGCGGTGCCGGCCGAGGCGGAGACGCATTTCCGGCACGCCCAGGGCAGGTGA
- a CDS encoding dipeptidase produces the protein MSESDLRAAIRREMPGVRTDLERLVRIPGVAFEGFDHSHVERSAEAVAELLRGCGLDTEIVRHGGQPAVIGRKAAPAGAPTVLLYAHHDVQPAGDPALWTSDPFEPVERDGRLYGRGAADDKAGVMAHVAALRAFGDQLPVGVVVFVEGEEEYGSDSLDTIIHEHLEELRSDVIVIADSGNWDIGQPALTTSLRGLVNLFAEVKVLKSAVHSGMFGGPVPDALITLARLLSTLHDDDGEVAVTGLVGREGASVDYPADRFRHEAGILDGVELIGKGTITDRIWTKPSVSVLGIDAPRTLEAANALQPTAKAKISVRLAPGDDPKSAFEAVRAHLEKNVPWGASLEVTLESDGAPCVIDATGPVYDAARAAFSSAWDGTDPVDMGVGGSIPFIATFQELFPGAAILVTGVEDPHAAAHGPDESLHLGEFEKVCVAEALLLKNVAETLTK, from the coding sequence CTGAGTGAATCCGATCTGCGCGCCGCGATCCGGCGCGAGATGCCCGGTGTCCGCACCGACCTGGAACGGCTGGTGCGGATCCCGGGTGTCGCCTTCGAAGGTTTCGACCACTCGCACGTGGAGCGGTCCGCGGAGGCGGTCGCCGAGCTGTTGCGCGGGTGTGGGCTCGACACCGAGATCGTCCGCCACGGCGGTCAGCCTGCGGTGATCGGCCGTAAGGCGGCCCCGGCCGGAGCGCCGACCGTCCTGCTTTACGCGCATCATGACGTGCAGCCGGCCGGCGACCCGGCGCTGTGGACGAGTGACCCGTTCGAGCCGGTGGAGCGTGATGGCCGTCTCTACGGCCGTGGCGCGGCCGACGACAAGGCGGGTGTGATGGCGCACGTCGCGGCGTTGCGCGCGTTCGGCGACCAGCTTCCCGTCGGTGTCGTCGTGTTCGTGGAGGGCGAGGAGGAGTATGGGTCCGACTCCCTCGACACGATCATCCACGAGCATCTGGAGGAGCTGCGCTCCGACGTGATCGTGATCGCCGACTCCGGTAACTGGGACATCGGCCAGCCCGCGCTGACCACCTCTCTGCGCGGCCTGGTCAACCTGTTCGCCGAGGTCAAGGTGCTGAAGAGTGCCGTGCACAGCGGCATGTTCGGCGGCCCGGTGCCGGATGCGCTGATCACCCTGGCCCGGCTGCTGTCGACGTTGCACGACGACGACGGCGAGGTCGCGGTGACCGGTCTGGTCGGCCGTGAGGGGGCGAGCGTCGACTACCCGGCCGACCGTTTCCGGCACGAGGCCGGCATCCTCGACGGAGTCGAGCTGATCGGTAAGGGCACGATCACCGACCGCATCTGGACCAAGCCGTCGGTGTCGGTGCTCGGCATCGACGCGCCGCGGACCCTGGAGGCGGCGAACGCGTTGCAGCCCACCGCCAAGGCCAAGATCAGCGTACGGCTGGCGCCCGGCGACGACCCGAAATCGGCGTTCGAAGCGGTCCGCGCCCACCTGGAGAAGAACGTTCCGTGGGGCGCGAGCCTGGAGGTCACGCTGGAGAGCGACGGCGCTCCGTGCGTGATCGACGCGACCGGCCCGGTGTATGACGCGGCTCGGGCCGCCTTCAGCTCGGCGTGGGACGGCACCGACCCGGTGGACATGGGTGTCGGCGGGTCGATCCCGTTCATCGCCACTTTCCAGGAGCTGTTCCCCGGCGCGGCGATCCTGGTCACCGGGGTCGAAGACCCGCACGCGGCGGCGCACGGTCCGGACGAGAGCCTGCACCTGGGCGAGTTCGAGAAGGTGTGTGTCGCCGAGGCACTGCTGCTCAAGAACGTTGCGGAGACTCTGACGAAGTAG
- a CDS encoding M48 family metallopeptidase: MTTEDETRPARRRVTLTGISSRAWEHPADRGALSALRELRGFDDVVKTFFGMWNERGFRLMFLAGAIRVDHRQYPRVHQLFAEAASTLDVAELPELYVTQDPRINGQAIGLDRPFIVITTGAVDKLDDDELRALLGHEVGHVRSGHAVYKTIMRILTDWIANISWLPVGVMALRAIVAAMYEWWRKAELSADRAGLLAGQDPAASLRLLMKLAGGGDLSQIDTAAFLEQAAEYESGGDLRDSIHKIGLTAWSSHPVPVARAAELRKWIDSGEYARIIGGDYPRRDSDGDASVTEDVKAAAKAYREDFANSQDPLVGLVRRLGGGAADLAGAAAGKAYGWASEAARRGRGDNRGEGTPDA; this comes from the coding sequence ATGACGACCGAGGACGAGACCCGGCCGGCACGCCGTCGCGTGACCCTGACCGGGATCAGCTCGAGGGCGTGGGAGCACCCGGCCGACCGGGGCGCGTTGTCCGCGCTGCGCGAGTTGCGCGGCTTCGACGACGTGGTGAAGACGTTCTTCGGCATGTGGAATGAGCGGGGGTTCCGGCTCATGTTCCTGGCCGGTGCGATCCGCGTCGACCATCGGCAGTATCCGCGGGTGCATCAGCTGTTCGCGGAGGCGGCGAGCACGCTCGACGTGGCGGAGCTCCCGGAGCTCTACGTGACGCAGGACCCGCGGATCAACGGGCAGGCGATCGGCCTGGACCGGCCGTTCATCGTGATCACCACGGGTGCGGTGGACAAACTCGACGACGACGAGCTGCGTGCGCTGCTCGGCCACGAGGTCGGGCATGTGCGCAGCGGACACGCCGTCTACAAGACGATCATGCGGATCCTGACCGACTGGATCGCCAACATCAGCTGGCTGCCGGTCGGGGTGATGGCGCTGCGGGCGATCGTCGCGGCGATGTATGAGTGGTGGCGCAAGGCGGAGCTGTCCGCCGACCGGGCCGGGCTGCTCGCCGGCCAGGATCCGGCCGCCTCGCTGCGTCTGCTGATGAAGCTGGCCGGCGGTGGCGACCTGTCCCAGATCGACACGGCGGCGTTCCTGGAGCAGGCCGCCGAGTATGAAAGCGGCGGCGATCTGCGCGACAGCATCCACAAGATCGGCCTGACCGCGTGGAGCAGCCACCCGGTTCCGGTCGCGCGGGCCGCCGAGCTGCGTAAATGGATCGACTCCGGGGAGTATGCGCGGATTATCGGTGGCGACTACCCGCGCCGCGATTCGGACGGCGACGCCTCGGTCACCGAGGATGTGAAAGCGGCCGCGAAGGCGTATCGCGAAGACTTCGCCAACTCGCAGGATCCGCTGGTCGGGCTGGTCCGGCGACTCGGCGGCGGTGCCGCTGACCTGGCCGGGGCGGCCGCCGGCAAGGCGTATGGCTGGGCCAGTGAGGCGGCCCGGCGTGGGCGTGGTGACAACCGCGGAGAGGGTACGCCGGACGCATGA
- a CDS encoding cobyric acid synthase has product MTGGLLIAGTTSDAGKSVLTAGICRWLHRQGVRVAPYKAQNMSNNSVVVVTADGRGGEIGRAQAMQAAACGIAPDLRFNPVLLKPGSDRSSQVVLLGEAVDTVTAGNYRTLRPRLAETAHSALADLRTDYDVVICEGAGSPTEINLRDGDFVNMGLARRFGLPTVVVGDIDRGGVFAAFFGTLALLSRADQELVSAFVINKFRGDLGILRPGLDMITAATGRPVHGVLPFDLDVWLDAEDSLAYGRVLGRPGPPRGTAWLRVAVIRVPRISNATDAEALAAEPGVRVQLTIEPAEIADADLVVIPGSKATVSDLAWLRETGLADAIATHAAAGKPLLGICGGFQMLGERIHDEVESARGTVPGLGLLPVEVTFAARKTLARSSGVGLGEPVDGYEIHHGYVSAGAPEPLLRYDDGRPEGAVAGNVFGTHWHGAFESDAFRRRFLTEAARLAGRHGFTVAGDTRYAAVRERALDTLGDLVEEHLDTDALWRLIEKGPTPGLPFLPPGAP; this is encoded by the coding sequence ATGACCGGCGGCCTCCTGATCGCCGGCACCACCTCCGACGCCGGCAAGAGCGTCCTCACCGCCGGCATCTGCCGCTGGCTGCACCGCCAGGGCGTACGAGTGGCCCCGTACAAGGCCCAGAACATGTCCAACAACTCGGTCGTGGTGGTGACCGCCGACGGCCGGGGCGGCGAGATCGGTCGAGCCCAGGCCATGCAGGCCGCAGCCTGCGGCATCGCCCCCGACCTCCGGTTCAACCCGGTGCTGCTGAAGCCCGGCAGCGACCGCTCCAGCCAGGTGGTCCTGCTGGGCGAGGCGGTGGACACGGTGACAGCCGGTAACTACCGGACGTTGCGCCCGCGGTTGGCGGAGACCGCACACTCGGCCCTGGCCGATCTGCGGACCGACTACGACGTGGTGATCTGCGAGGGGGCCGGGAGCCCCACCGAGATCAACCTGCGCGACGGTGATTTCGTCAACATGGGCCTGGCCCGCCGGTTCGGTCTGCCGACGGTGGTGGTGGGTGACATCGACCGGGGTGGGGTGTTCGCCGCGTTCTTCGGCACGCTGGCGCTGCTGTCCCGGGCGGATCAGGAGCTCGTCTCCGCGTTCGTGATCAACAAGTTTCGGGGTGACCTGGGGATTCTCCGCCCCGGGCTGGACATGATCACCGCGGCGACCGGGCGGCCGGTGCACGGCGTGCTGCCGTTCGACCTGGATGTCTGGCTCGACGCGGAGGACTCTCTCGCGTACGGCCGAGTGTTGGGGCGTCCGGGGCCGCCGCGCGGGACCGCCTGGCTGCGCGTCGCGGTGATTCGGGTGCCGCGGATCTCGAATGCCACCGATGCCGAGGCGCTGGCCGCCGAGCCGGGGGTGCGGGTGCAGCTGACCATCGAGCCGGCCGAGATCGCCGACGCCGACCTGGTGGTGATCCCCGGCTCCAAGGCTACGGTGAGTGACCTCGCCTGGCTGCGTGAGACGGGCCTCGCCGACGCGATCGCCACCCACGCGGCGGCCGGCAAGCCGCTGCTGGGCATCTGCGGTGGTTTCCAGATGCTCGGCGAGCGCATCCATGACGAGGTGGAGAGCGCCCGCGGCACGGTTCCGGGGCTGGGTCTGCTTCCGGTGGAGGTCACCTTCGCCGCTCGTAAGACGCTGGCCAGGTCATCCGGGGTCGGCCTGGGCGAGCCGGTGGACGGCTACGAGATCCATCACGGGTACGTGTCGGCGGGCGCCCCCGAGCCGCTGTTGCGCTACGACGACGGCCGTCCGGAGGGCGCGGTGGCCGGGAACGTGTTCGGCACGCACTGGCACGGGGCGTTCGAGTCGGACGCCTTCCGTCGCCGGTTCCTCACCGAGGCGGCCCGCCTGGCCGGGCGGCACGGGTTCACGGTCGCCGGGGACACCCGATATGCGGCGGTACGGGAGCGCGCCTTGGACACGCTGGGTGATCTCGTCGAGGAGCACCTGGACACCGATGCGCTGTGGCGGCTGATCGAGAAGGGGCCCACCCCGGGCCTGCCGTTCCTGCCCCCGGGTGCCCCGTAG
- a CDS encoding cobalamin biosynthesis protein: protein MPPRWAADAAGLIAGYLLDAAIGDPRRLHPVAGYGTATSALEQRVYRPHRAAGTLFTTIAVGVPVLAGLAAGRATRNHPAARFAVTAAATWTVLGGRTLRREARTMARHLDAGDLPAARGRLNHLCGRDPSALDEPELARATVESVAENTSDAVVAPLVWGALLGPAGLLGYRAANTLDAMVGHRSPRYARFGTPSARLDDLLNLAPSRLTGLITAAVSPIAGGTPKETLRVWRRDRNDHPSPNAGQCESAMAGALGVRLGGRNVYFGRSETRPFLGDGPRPSAVHLRRAARVSGAVGAVAVVLAAGVAAARGGLTARSGITAGGGGGGGAGPEGPRLFRARPRS from the coding sequence GTGCCACCACGCTGGGCCGCCGACGCGGCCGGCCTCATCGCCGGATACCTGCTCGACGCCGCGATCGGAGACCCACGGCGACTACACCCGGTCGCCGGCTACGGCACCGCCACCAGCGCCCTCGAACAGCGCGTCTACCGACCCCACCGCGCGGCCGGAACACTCTTCACCACCATCGCCGTCGGAGTACCCGTACTCGCCGGGCTCGCCGCCGGACGCGCCACCCGCAACCACCCGGCCGCCCGGTTCGCGGTGACCGCCGCGGCCACCTGGACCGTCCTCGGCGGCCGCACCCTGCGCCGCGAGGCCCGGACCATGGCCCGCCACCTCGACGCCGGCGACCTGCCGGCCGCCCGAGGCCGGCTCAACCACCTGTGCGGCCGCGACCCGTCCGCACTCGACGAACCCGAACTCGCCCGCGCCACCGTCGAATCAGTCGCCGAGAACACCTCTGACGCCGTCGTCGCGCCCCTCGTCTGGGGTGCGCTCCTCGGCCCGGCGGGGCTCCTCGGATACCGGGCCGCCAACACGCTCGACGCCATGGTCGGGCACCGGTCGCCGCGGTACGCCCGGTTCGGTACCCCGTCGGCCCGGCTCGACGACCTGCTCAACCTGGCGCCGTCCCGCCTCACTGGGCTGATCACCGCGGCCGTCTCGCCGATCGCGGGCGGGACACCGAAAGAGACGCTGCGCGTCTGGCGACGCGACCGGAACGACCATCCGTCGCCCAACGCGGGTCAATGCGAGTCGGCCATGGCGGGGGCTCTGGGCGTACGGCTGGGTGGGCGCAACGTCTATTTCGGACGAAGTGAGACGCGACCGTTCCTCGGGGACGGGCCCCGGCCGTCGGCCGTGCATCTGCGGCGGGCGGCGCGGGTGTCGGGCGCGGTGGGGGCGGTGGCCGTCGTGCTGGCGGCCGGCGTCGCGGCGGCCCGAGGCGGGCTGACGGCACGAAGCGGGATCACAGCCGGTGGAGGCGGCGGGGGCGGGGCGGGGCCCGAAGGGCCGAGACTGTTCCGCGCCAGGCCCCGATCATGA
- a CDS encoding single-stranded DNA-binding protein, translating into MFETHLAVVGNVLTAPEWRRTTNGNALVANFRIASTARRFDRETGRWTDGNSLRVRVTAWRRLAEGVASSISVGDPIVAYGRIYTRDWVDDDNNNRVSYEMEAFAIGHDLARGRARFYRSKPAANSMIESAETDTVIRGETTHALDDDEIPVGFGDGLPERDPDDSPTFLEVVAAIADETAEPGDDQAPAVPVPSPPASPDPAPPVPTPPGSTSPGSVGSDSAGSDPVGSDSVGSDSVAPDSVAPVSAPPADTRRIRRTGRREPVAA; encoded by the coding sequence GTGTTCGAAACGCACCTCGCCGTCGTCGGCAACGTCCTCACCGCCCCCGAATGGCGACGCACCACCAACGGCAACGCGCTCGTCGCCAACTTCCGGATCGCCTCCACCGCCCGCCGCTTCGACCGCGAAACCGGCCGCTGGACCGACGGCAACAGCCTCCGCGTCCGCGTCACCGCCTGGCGCCGCCTCGCCGAAGGAGTCGCCTCCTCGATCAGCGTCGGCGACCCGATCGTCGCCTACGGCCGCATCTACACCCGCGACTGGGTCGACGACGACAACAACAACCGCGTCTCCTACGAGATGGAGGCCTTCGCCATCGGCCACGACCTGGCCCGCGGCCGCGCCCGCTTCTACCGCAGCAAACCCGCCGCCAACAGCATGATCGAAAGCGCGGAGACCGACACCGTCATCCGTGGCGAGACCACCCACGCCCTCGACGACGACGAGATCCCGGTCGGCTTCGGCGACGGACTCCCCGAGCGGGATCCCGACGACAGCCCCACCTTCCTCGAAGTCGTCGCCGCGATCGCCGACGAGACCGCCGAGCCCGGCGACGACCAGGCACCGGCCGTTCCCGTCCCGTCGCCGCCCGCCTCGCCCGATCCGGCTCCGCCCGTGCCGACGCCGCCCGGTTCGACTTCGCCCGGTTCGGTCGGTTCCGATTCGGCCGGTTCTGATCCAGTCGGTTCTGATTCGGTCGGTTCTGATTCGGTCGCGCCTGATTCGGTCGCGCCCGTCTCGGCGCCGCCCGCCGACACCCGTCGCATCCGGCGCACCGGCCGCCGCGAACCCGTCGCGGCCTGA
- a CDS encoding alpha/beta hydrolase, with protein sequence METDVLGWPYERHTIELGSDDEGPVVATLVRRRAETPSRRAVLHVHGFVDYFFQTHMADFFAERGWDFYALDLRKYGRSLLPHQTPNFARSLTEYFPELDEATRIIREEDGHDQLLVTGHSTGGLITSLWAHSRRDQRKVDGLFLNSPFFDFNLPWLMRRPLMSAVLAVSGRSPYKKMPVASLGLYGKSLHSDHEGEWAYDLAWKPILGFPVTMGWLGAIRRGQSKLRSGLAIDVPVLVACSTRTFRGRDWHEDVRVTDTVLDVEHIVRWAPGLGPHVTIAQFDGGMHDLTLSGKEVRAEVFREVGRWVDGFLPAPGSPEPEIPPAPEDQPGVAAALVQAEAVVEHAAADEADDKSGTTA encoded by the coding sequence GTGGAGACCGACGTCCTCGGATGGCCGTACGAGCGGCACACCATCGAGCTGGGCAGTGACGACGAGGGCCCGGTGGTGGCGACGCTGGTGCGCCGTCGGGCGGAGACGCCGTCGCGGCGGGCAGTGCTGCATGTCCACGGGTTCGTGGACTATTTCTTCCAGACCCACATGGCTGACTTCTTCGCCGAGCGGGGCTGGGATTTCTATGCGCTGGATCTGCGGAAGTACGGCCGGAGTCTGCTGCCGCATCAGACGCCGAACTTCGCACGGAGCCTGACCGAGTACTTCCCGGAGCTGGACGAGGCGACCCGGATCATCCGCGAGGAGGACGGGCACGATCAGCTGCTGGTGACCGGTCATTCGACGGGTGGACTGATCACGTCGTTGTGGGCGCATTCGCGCCGCGATCAGCGCAAGGTCGACGGCCTGTTCCTGAACAGCCCGTTCTTCGATTTCAATCTGCCGTGGCTGATGCGTCGCCCGCTGATGTCGGCGGTGCTCGCGGTGAGTGGCCGTTCGCCGTACAAGAAGATGCCCGTCGCTTCTCTGGGTCTGTATGGCAAGAGCCTGCACTCGGACCACGAGGGTGAGTGGGCGTACGACCTGGCGTGGAAGCCGATTCTCGGTTTTCCGGTGACGATGGGCTGGCTGGGCGCGATCCGTCGGGGGCAGAGCAAGCTGCGGTCCGGTCTGGCGATCGATGTTCCGGTGCTGGTGGCGTGTTCGACGCGGACGTTCCGGGGCCGGGATTGGCACGAGGACGTCCGGGTGACGGACACGGTGCTGGATGTGGAGCACATCGTCAGGTGGGCGCCAGGGCTGGGGCCGCATGTGACGATCGCCCAGTTCGACGGCGGCATGCACGATTTGACGCTCTCCGGCAAGGAGGTGCGGGCCGAGGTGTTCCGTGAGGTGGGACGCTGGGTGGACGGTTTTCTGCCGGCGCCTGGTTCGCCGGAGCCGGAGATTCCGCCCGCGCCGGAGGATCAACCGGGCGTTGCCGCCGCCCTCGTGCAGGCGGAAGCCGTGGTGGAGCATGCCGCGGCGGACGAGGCGGACGACAAGTCCGGCACGACCGCCTAG
- a CDS encoding ABC transporter permease, with protein sequence MNPLRPARLRPSDLLRLGGYGLRSRPLRAVLSALGIAIGIAAMVSVVGISTSGQADLDEQLDALGTNMLTVAPGRTMFGDDATLPDDALSMIKRIGPVTSATAVGTVGDTSVYRTDQIPKGETGGLAVVAAQLDLLGTVNARLAGGTWLNAATARYPAVVLGAAAARRLGDVPAVWIGGRHYSVVGVLDTVALAPELDTAVLIGWDAAESYLDFDGHATRVYTRSIESQVEAVRGVLAATANPQNPDQVDVSNPSDALTAQRAASQTFNSLLLGLGAVALLVGGIGVANTMVISVLERRAEIGLRRSLGATRGQVRTQFVAESLLLSLLGGIGGVLGGLTVTVVYAGTQQWPPVVPLWAVAGGLGATLLIGATAGLYPAIRAARLAPTEALGAA encoded by the coding sequence ATGAACCCGCTGCGCCCGGCGAGGCTGCGCCCCTCCGACCTACTGCGACTCGGGGGGTACGGCCTGCGCTCCCGCCCGTTGCGGGCCGTCCTGTCCGCCCTCGGCATCGCCATCGGTATCGCCGCCATGGTGTCGGTCGTCGGCATCTCCACCTCCGGGCAGGCCGACCTCGACGAACAACTCGACGCCCTGGGCACCAACATGCTGACCGTCGCACCCGGCCGGACCATGTTCGGCGACGACGCGACCCTCCCCGACGACGCCCTCTCCATGATCAAACGGATCGGTCCGGTCACCTCGGCCACCGCCGTCGGCACCGTCGGCGACACGTCCGTCTACCGCACCGACCAGATCCCCAAAGGGGAGACCGGCGGCCTCGCCGTCGTCGCCGCGCAACTCGACCTGCTCGGCACCGTCAACGCCCGACTCGCCGGCGGCACCTGGCTCAACGCGGCCACCGCCCGATACCCGGCCGTCGTCCTCGGCGCCGCCGCCGCCCGCCGGCTCGGCGACGTCCCGGCCGTCTGGATCGGCGGCCGCCACTACTCGGTCGTCGGCGTCCTCGACACCGTCGCCCTCGCCCCCGAACTCGACACCGCCGTCCTGATCGGCTGGGACGCCGCCGAGTCCTACCTCGACTTCGACGGCCACGCCACCCGCGTCTACACCCGCTCCATCGAATCCCAGGTCGAAGCGGTCCGCGGCGTGCTCGCCGCCACCGCCAACCCGCAGAACCCCGACCAGGTCGACGTCTCCAACCCGTCCGACGCGCTCACCGCCCAACGGGCCGCCAGCCAGACCTTCAACTCGCTGCTCCTCGGCCTCGGCGCCGTCGCCCTGCTCGTCGGCGGCATCGGCGTCGCCAACACCATGGTCATCTCGGTACTCGAACGCCGCGCCGAAATCGGGCTGCGCCGCTCCCTCGGCGCCACCCGCGGCCAGGTCCGCACCCAGTTCGTCGCCGAATCCCTGCTGCTGTCCCTGCTCGGCGGCATCGGCGGGGTGCTCGGCGGACTCACCGTCACCGTCGTCTACGCCGGCACCCAGCAGTGGCCGCCCGTCGTACCACTCTGGGCCGTCGCCGGCGGACTCGGCGCCACCCTGCTCATCGGCGCGACAGCCGGCCTCTACCCGGCGATCCGGGCGGCCCGCCTCGCACCCACCGAAGCCCTCGGCGCCGCCTGA
- a CDS encoding ABC transporter ATP-binding protein: MTAVIELHQVTKSYPGGVTALRDVDLTVEHGELIAIVGPSGSGKSTMLNLIGTLDRPTSGEVRIDGHDIAVLSDRQLSALRARRIGFVFQSFHLAPGRDARANVADGLLYTGLPKPERERRAEQALTRVGLGDRLTHRPHQLSGGERQRVAVARAVAGDPAVLLADEPTGNLDSVSGHGVMDLLRELNTAGTTVLVITHDHEIAGSLPRQVPMLDGQVI; the protein is encoded by the coding sequence GTGACCGCCGTCATCGAACTGCACCAGGTCACCAAAAGCTACCCGGGCGGCGTCACCGCGCTGCGCGACGTCGACCTCACCGTCGAACACGGCGAACTGATCGCCATCGTCGGACCGTCCGGCTCCGGCAAATCCACCATGCTCAACCTGATCGGCACCCTCGACCGGCCCACCTCCGGCGAAGTCCGCATCGACGGCCACGACATCGCCGTACTCTCCGACCGGCAACTGTCCGCACTGCGGGCCCGCCGCATCGGCTTCGTCTTCCAGTCCTTCCACCTCGCACCCGGCCGGGACGCCCGCGCCAACGTCGCCGACGGCCTGCTCTACACCGGCCTACCCAAACCCGAACGGGAACGCCGCGCCGAGCAGGCCCTCACTCGGGTCGGGCTCGGCGACCGCCTCACCCACCGACCCCACCAACTGTCCGGCGGCGAACGACAGCGCGTCGCCGTCGCCCGCGCCGTCGCCGGCGACCCGGCGGTACTCCTCGCCGACGAACCGACGGGCAACCTCGACTCGGTCTCCGGACACGGCGTCATGGACCTGCTACGTGAACTCAACACCGCCGGCACCACCGTCCTGGTGATCACCCACGACCACGAGATCGCCGGCTCCCTGCCGCGCCAGGTGCCCATGCTCGACGGACAGGTGATCTGA